In Bactrocera oleae isolate idBacOlea1 chromosome 3, idBacOlea1, whole genome shotgun sequence, a genomic segment contains:
- the LOC106618025 gene encoding uncharacterized protein: protein MSYYFQTTIIYCIFIFLMCLHGGRSQYNIHRRDLEPKVEVSDPTKGLTDAEIDMALDDLSLSDLNVLNKLIDRPNAPDYDYVDYDSHNYALGPPRDHTFDGNPMDDDANINYYDDIDEPPRDARNSMHFKIPRKNLMPFMEQTENQRTKRDNGHEIKQAAVDAEYIRQLENSFPRDQEQNNNEESDDKKEHIRVKRN from the exons atgtCGTATTACTttcaaacaacaataatttattgcatatttatatttttgatgtgCTTGCATGGAGGAAGGTCACAGTACAATATACAT CGAAGAGATCTGGAGCCCAAGGTGGAAGTCAGCGATCCCACAAAAGGTTTAACCGATGCTGAAATCGATATGGCGCTGGACGATCTCTCCTTATCGGATTTGAATGTGCTAAACAAACTTATTGACAGGCCGAATGCGCCGGATTACGACTACGTCGATTACGACAG TCACAACTATGCTTTGGGTCCACCGCGCGACCACACCTTTGACGGAAACCCTATGGATGACGATGCGAATATAAATTACTATGATGACATAGATGAGCCGCCAAGAGATGCGCGCAATTCTATGCATTTCAAAATACCGCGCAAGAACCTAATGCCCTTCATGGAACAAACGGAGAATCAACGAACGAAACGCGACAACGGGCACGAAATAAAGCAG GCCGCCGTGGACGCTGAGTATATACGGCAACTTGAGAACTCCTTTCCACGCGACCAAGAGCAAAATAATAATGAGGAGAGCGATGACAAGAAGGAGCACATACGCGTGAAACGCAATTAA